In the Populus trichocarpa isolate Nisqually-1 chromosome 1, P.trichocarpa_v4.1, whole genome shotgun sequence genome, one interval contains:
- the LOC7485736 gene encoding kinesin-like protein KIN-5D: protein MDSSSQQRRGGGIVSQSPSPSPSQTPRSTDKAARDLRSGDSHSNSSTKQDKEKGVNVQVIVRCRPLSEDELRVHTPVVISCNEGRREVSAVQNIANKQIDRNFLFDKVFGPASKQKELYDSAVSPIVYEVLEGYNCTIFAYGQTGTGKTYTMEGGARKKNGEFPSDAGVIPRAVKQIFEILEAQNAEYNMKVTFLELYNEEISDLLAQEETSKLIDDKSKKPIALMEDGKGGVFVRGLEEEIVCTANEIYKILDKGSAKRRTAETLLNKQSSRSHSIFSITIHIKECTPEGEEMIKCGKLNLVDLAGSENISRSGAREGRAREAGEINKSLLTLGRVINALVEHSGHVPYRDSKLTRLLRDSLGGKTKTCIIATISPSIHSLEETLSTLDYAHRAKNIKNKPEINQKMMKSAMIKDLYSEIDRLKQEVYAAREKNGIYIPRDRYLQDEAEKKAMAEKIERMELVSESKDKQFLEIQELYNSQLHLTADLSEKLDKTEKKLEETENSLVDLEEKHRQANVTIKEKEFFISNLLKSEKGLVERAFELRSELENAASDVSSLFTKIERKDKIEDGNRVLIQKFQSQLTQQLEILHKTVAASMTQQEQQLKDMEEDMQSFVSTKAEATEELRGRVGKLKTMYGSGIKALDDMAKELEENSRSTFGSLNSEVSKHSHAVEGFFQRIASEADALFNDLQSNLQMQQEKLSAFAQQQHKAHARAVETAQSVSKIVVKFFKTLDVHASNLTQIVEEAQIINDHKLSELEKKFQECAANEERQLVEKVAELLASSNVRKKKLVQMAVHELRESANSRTNKLQQEMSTMQDSTSSIKVEWSVHMEKTESNHFEDTSAVESGRKALEEVLHNCINKTKMGAQQWRNAQESLLSLEKSNVHSVDSIVSGGTEANQILCRQFSSAVSAAVEDVDIGNNDLLSSIEHSLHLDRDACGNLNSMIFPCCGDLRELKGSHYHKIVEITENAGKCLLDEYAVDEPSCSTPRKRPYNLPTFASIEELRTPAFEELLKSFWDSKSSKQVNGDIKHIVAAYDAAQSLKDSRVPLTAIN from the exons ATGGATTCTTCATCACAGCAGAGAAGAGGAGGGGGTATAGTTTCGCAGTCGCCATCACCATCGCCATCGCAAACTCCGCGGTCGACTGATAAGGCAGCAAGAGATCTGCGATCTGGGGATTCCCATTCCAACTCCAGCACTAAACAGGATAAAGAAAAGGGTGTCAATGTGCAGGTCATAGTGCGTTGCAG gcCACTGAGTGAGGATGAGCTGAGGGTTCACACACCGGTGGTGATTTCTTGTAATGAGGGTAGAAGGGAAGTGTCAGCGGTTCAGAATATTGCTAACAAGCAGATTGATAGAAACTTTCTATTTGACAAG GTTTTTGGCCCAGCATCCAAACAAAAGGAGTTGTATGATTCGGCAGTGTCTCCAATTGTGTATGAAGTTCTCGAAGGTTATAACTGCACCATCTTTGCATATGGTCAAACAGGAACAGGGAAGACATACACAATGGAAGGAGGAGCAAGAAAAAAG AATGGAGAATTTCCAAGTGATGCCGGTGTTATACCAAGAGCAGTCAAAcagatttttgaaatattagaagCTCAAAATGCAGAGTATAACATGAAAGTGACCTTCTTAGAGTTGTACAATGAGGAAATATCAGATCTTTTGGCCCAAGAAGAAACTTCAAAACTTATAGATGACAAATCTAAGAAACCCATAGCTCTAATGGAAGATGGAAAAGGGGGTGTTTTTGTGAGAGGCTTGGAAGAAGAGATAGTATGTACTGCTAATGAAATTTACAAAATCTTGGATAAGGGTTCTGCTAAAAGGCGCACAGCTGAGACTCTTCTTAACAAGCAAAGTAGTCGCTCTCACTCAATATTTTCCATCACCATTCACATTAAAGAATGTACTCCCGAGGGGGAAGAGATGATCAAATGTGGAAAGCTGAATCTTGTTGATCTTGCTGGTTCTGAGAATATTTCTCGTTCTGGTGCTCGAGAG GGGAGAGCAAGGGAAGCAGGGGAGATCAATAAAAGTTTGCTCACACTTGGTCGTGTGATCAATGCTCTTGTTGAGCATTCTGGTCATGTTCCATATAG GGATAGCAAGCTAACCAGGCTATTGAGGGATTCACTGGGTGGGAAAACAAAGACATGCATAATTGCCACGATATCACCCTCTATTCATAGTCTGGAAGAAACACTCAGCACTCTTGATTATGCACACCGTgccaaaaatataaagaacaaaCCAGAG ATAAatcaaaagatgatgaaatctGCAATGATCAAGGATCTGTATTCTGAAATTGACCGACTGAAGCAAG aGGTATATGCTGCAAGAGAGAAAAACGGAATCTATATACCGCGAGATCGTTATCTCCAAGATGAGGCTGAAAAGAAG GCAATGGCTGAAAAAATAGAACGCATGGAACTTGTATCGGAATCCAAGGACAAA CAATTTTTGGAGATCCAGGAACTCTACAATTCACAGCTACATTTGACAGCAGATTTAAGCGAGAAACTCGATAAAACTGAG AAAAAGCTCGAGGAAACTGAAAATTCATTAGTGGATCTTGAAGAAAAACACAGACAAGCAAATGTAACTATAAAGGAGAAggaattttttatatctaatctCCTTAAATCTG AGAAAGGACTAGTTGAGCGTGCATTTGAGCTTCGATCAGAGCTAGAAAATGCTGCATCAGACGTGTCCAGTTTATTTACCAAAATTG AGcggaaggataaaattgaagacGGGAACAGAGTACTTATACAGAAATTCCAGTCCCAGTTGACCCAACAACTTGAGATCTTACACAAGACTGTGGCAGCCTCAATGACTCAACAAGAGCAGCAGCTGAAAGACATGGAGGAAGATATGCAGTCCTTTGTATCAACAAAAGCCGAG GCTACTGAAGAACTTCGAGGAAGGGTTGGAAAGCTGAAAACCATGTATGGATCTGGTATTAAAGCATTGGATGATATGGCCAAGGAGCTCGAGGAAAATTCTCGTTCTACTTTTGGTAGTCTGAATTCTGAAGTTTCCAAGCATTCGCATGCTGTTGAGGGT TTCTTCCAAAGAATTGCTTCAGAAGCTGATGCATTATTCAATGATCTTCAAAGCAATCTTCAGATGCAGCAGGAAAAGCTAAGTGCATTTGCGCAACAGCAGCATAAG GCACATGCGAGAGCAGTAGAAACTGCACAATCAGTTTCGAAAATCGTAGTTAAATTCTTCAAGACTCTAGACGTGCATGCTTCCAACCTGACCCAAATTGTGGAAGAAGcacaaataattaatgatcACAAATTGTCTGAACTGGAAAAGAAGTTTCAG GAGTGTGCTGCGAATGAAGAAAGACAATTGGTGGAGAAAGTGGCAGAGCTGCTTGCAAGTTCAAATGTGAGGAAGAAAAAACTG GTGCAAATGGCGGTGCATGAACTCCGGGAAAGTGCAAACAGCAGAACCAACAAACTGCAGCAAGAAATGTCAACCATGCAGGATTCCACCTCTTCTATCAAAGTTGAATGGTCAGTCCACATGGAAAAAACAGAATCCAACCATTTTGAGGACACATCTGCAGTGGAAAGTGGAAGGAAAGCCCTGGAAGAGGTTCTTCATAACTG TATAAATAAGACAAAAATGGGCGCACAACAGTGGAGGAATGCTCAAGAATCCTTGCTCAGCCTAGAAAAAAGCAATGTTCATTCTGTGGATTCCATTGTTAG TGGAGGAACCGAAGCGAACCAAATCCTTTGTAGACAGTTTTCTTCTGCTGTATCTGCTGCTGTTGAAGATGTTGACATTGGGAACAATGATCTCCTCTCATCCATTGAAC ATTCATTACATCTTGACCGTGATGCTTGTGGAAATCTCAATTCCATGATTTTTCCTTGCTGTGGAGATCTGAGGGAACTGAAGGGCAGTCACTACCACAAGATTGTTGAAATTACAGAGAATGCTGGGAAATGTCTTCTGGATGAATATGCG GTGGACGAGCCATCTTGTTCGACACCAAGAAAGAGGCCATACAATCTGCCAACCTTTGCATCAATTGAAGAACTTAGAACTCCTGCTTTTGAAGAATTGTTGAAGTCATTCTGGGATTCGAAGTCCTCAAAACAAGTAAATGGAGACATCAAACATATTGTGGCAGCATATGACGCTGCCCAATCCTTGAAAGACTCCAGAGTTCCTCTCACCGCTATTAACTAA
- the LOC7485735 gene encoding uncharacterized protein LOC7485735 codes for MAIEKNNFKVSNRFDAELSPNSRDTSMSSDEDEDDLLHHQRIKSDDDEEEVEDAVDVGVEEDDDDEFDDADSGAGSDDFDLLELGETGAEFCQFGNLTCSVPFELYDLPGLEDILSVDVWNDVLTEDDKFSLTKYLPDVDQDTFMRTLKELLEGGNFHFGSPLNKLFQMLKGGLCEPRVALYRDGLNSFQQRQHYHILRKHQNSMVSHLCQIRDAWLDCKGYSIDEKLRVWNIMKSHKSLMYENVEGELESGSSDKGESGDGFWGKRVKDKKSASKFDRNSAYQVGSNLEFSSPVSLEVVKYGKQNPKSILKSAGSKDLSTRDVLGRIPSDHHGLGMTSRPRRSALMVSRQNKLAGYDSGDALRLRDQTRTDNDDAEYAMYGMGVQRDRNMTRGGDMVKSRVPKVGKKHEFLRSDGLAADSFMDLPFSSNNELLAYGRNKNANQLSEAKVFASNRSNTRTKSESSKKTKYAENFSQFTVPDQMKYLKGRTLQLPRKGNRVELSDHAEPVWHSKNQGEVFSMDSTFKINDWNMRGKKWRTERESPDLNFRAYRASSPQVNDRMVLSEVKAKSSREKIRGNVIQNGGPDKGALKGNRIYVKGEETETDSSEQFEEEEQEDEEEEEEEEEDSNPLMRSKSAYPIGISEGYRSSFLKSRLDAKKASSIKKDTLENELAFDGVTQFSKKVGGFTESGQMPGYSSKAKQKGKMQETRSSSARVLEDSSPIGLAKLKDDNDRNRVHRFGKIGQLRVESGERSRRTSSKAHPSDRKHKGEVSHEFIVDDEDELLETQLTSDENALGRFRKKGQSMETYVHGQSDRSEASLLACNSVTKKRKAKYKVMDMAGRDEDSNRQSSSAQQQIDDSISLKKKGKRKLEADDVTPDRETPEAHIPKTGVVDVELEAKPQKKPYIPITPTVHSGFSFSIIHLLSAVRVAMITPLSEDSLEVGKATAELNRAQEGDTNGVLSNENVDVNKSHPAVQVKMPSLTVQEIVNRVRSNPMDPCILETQEPLQDLVRGVLKIFSSKTAPLGIKGWKALVFYDKSTKSWSWIGPISHALTDEDTIVEVTSPEYWGLPHKSCVKLVDSFANWLKSGQETLQQIGSLPAPPVSLMQCNLDEKERFRDLRAQKSLNTISPSSEEVRAYFRREEVLRYSIPDRAFSYTAADGKKSIVAPLRRCGGKPTSKARDHFMLKRDRPPHVTILCLVRDAAARLPGSIGTRADVCTLIRDSQYIVEDVSDAQVNQVVSGALDRLHYERDPCVQFDGERKLWVYLHRDREEEDFEDDGTSSTKKWKRQKKDPADQSDQGTVTVAFHGTGDQSGFDLGSDLNAEPLAADDDKRTDLVCSDVRHNAEDNIDTSHGPKQGSTYDGDAMVWDALSLNPLQENKVICQENSTNEDFDDETFERERPAGLLSTSLL; via the coding sequence ATGGCGATTGAGAAGAACAATTTTAAGGTATCTAATAGGTTTGACGCGGAGCTTTCTCCCAATAGTAGGGATACTAGCATGTCCAGCGACGAGGATGAGGATGACCTGCTTCATCACCAGCGGATTAAGTCTGATGATGACGAGGAGGAGGTTGAGGATGCTGTTGATGTAGGTGTTgaagaggatgatgatgatgaattcgACGATGCTGATTCGGGGGCGGGATCTGATGATTTTGACTTGTTAGAATTAGGGGAAACCGGGGCGGAGTTTTGCCAATTTGGGAATTTAACCTGCAGTGTTCCTTTTGAATTGTATGACCTTCCTGGCTTGGAGGATATTTTGTCTGTTGATGTGTGGAATGATGTTTTGACTGAAGATGATAAATTTAGCCTTACTAAGTATTTACCTGATGTGGATCAGGACACCTTTATGCGAACCCTTAAAGAGCTTCTCGAGGGTGGGAATTTCCATTTTGGTAGTCCCCTCAACAAGTTGTTTCAGATGCTTAAGGGAGGGTTGTGTGAGCCAAGGGTTGCCCTTTATAGGGATGGTTTGAATTCCTTTCAGCAACGGCAGCATTACCATATTTTGAGGAAGCATCAGAACAGTATGGTTAGTCATTTGTGCCAGATAAGAGATGCTTGGCTTGATTGTAAAGGGTATAGCATCGATGAGAAACTTAGGGTTTGGAATATTATGAAGAGTCATAAGAGTTTGATGTATGAGAATGTGGAGGGAGAATTGGAGAGTGGCTCATCGGATAAAGGAGAATCAGGTGATGGGTTTTGGGGAAAAAGGGTTAAAGATAAGAAGAGTGCATCCAAATTTGATCGTAATTCAGCATACCAGGTTGGTTCTAATTTGGAATTTTCTTCACCAGTCAGTTTGGAAGTGGTAAAGTATGGAAAGCAAAATCCCAAGAGTATACTTAAGTCGGCCGGGTCAAAAGATCTTTCAACTAGAGATGTGCTGGGTCGAATTCCTTCTGATCATCATGGTTTGGGGATGACTTCAAGGCCACGTCGATCAGCCTTGATGGTTTCTCGGCAGAATAAGCTAGCTGGGTATGACTCAGGAGATGCACTCAGGCTAAGGGATCAAACGAGAACTGATAATGATGATGCTGAATATGCAATGTATGGAATGGGTGTCCAAAGAGATCGAAATATGACACGTGGTGGTGATATGGTGAAATCCAGGGTTCCAAAAGTGGGAAAGAAGCATGAGTTCTTGAGAAGTGATGGATTAGCTGCTGACAGTTTCATGGATTTGCCTTTCTCTTCAAACAATGAATTACTTGCCTATGGTAGGAACAAGAATGCAAATCAGCTGTCAGAAGCTAAAGTGTTCGCGTCAAATCGTAGCAATACTCGGACCAAGTCTGAATCTTCCAAAAAGACCAAGTATGCTGAAAATTTTTCGCAATTCACAGTTCCTGATCAGATGAAGTATTTGAAAGGCCGGACTCTGCAGCTACCCCGTAAAGGTAATCGAGTTGAATTGTCAGATCATGCCGAACCAGTTTGGCATAGCAAGAACCAAGGAGAAGTTTTCTCTATGGATTctacatttaaaattaatgactGGAATATGAGAGGCAAGAAATGGAGGACAGAGAGAGAGTCTCCGGATCTTAATTTTAGAGCTTATAGAGCATCCTCGCCCCAGGTGAATGATAGAATGGTGCTGTCTGAGGTGAAAGCAAAATCATCACGGGAGAAGATCAGAGGGAATGTTATACAGAATGGAGGACCAGATAAGGGAGCATTGAAAGGTAACAGAATTTATGTAAAAGGTGAAGAAACAGAAACGGACTCTTCTGAACAATTTGAGGAGGAGGAGCAGGAGgacgaggaggaggaggaggaggaggaggaggatagCAATCCTTTGATGAGAAGCAAGTCAGCTTACCCCATTGGTATCTCAGAAGGTTATCGATCATCCTTTTTGAAGTCTCGCTTAGATGCTAAAAAGGCCTCATCTATTAAGAAAGATACGCTGGAGAATGAACTAGCTTTCGACGGTGTCACTCAGTTCTCCAAAAAGGTGGGTGGCTTTACCGAGTCTGGACAAATGCCTGGATACTCATCAAAAGCTAAACAGAAGGGTAAGATGCAAGAGACGCGTAGCTCTAGTGCTAGAGTTTTGGAAGACAGCTCTCCCATTGGCTTGGCTAAACTAAAAGATGATAATGACAGAAACCGGGTACACAGATTTGGCAAGATTGGTCAATTGCGTGTGGAATCTGGTGAAAGGTCACGCAGGACCTCGTCAAAAGCCCACCCTTCTGACAGAAAGCATAAAGGTGAAGTTAGCCATGAATTTATTGTTGATGACGAGGATGAGTTACTTGAAACACAGTTAACGTCAGATGAAAATGCACTGGGTAGATTCCGGAAGAAAGGACAGAGCATGGAAACATATGTTCATGGTCAAAGTGACCGATCTGAGGCTTCGTTGCTAGCGTGCAACTCGGTGACGAAGAAACGGAAAGCAAAGTACAAAGTGATGGACATGGCTGGAAGAGATGAAGATAGTAATAGGCAGTCTAGTAGTGCTCAGCAGCAAATTGATGACTCCATTTCattgaagaaaaaagggaaaaggaaattGGAGGCTGACGATGTTACTCCAGACAGGGAAACTCCTGAGGCACACATTCCAAAAACAGGAGTGGTGGATGTGGAGCTGGAAGCCAAACCTCAGAAAAAACCGTATATTCCGATTACACCAACAGTTCATTCTGGCTTCTCCTTTTCCATTATACATCTCCTCTCAGCAGTTCGTGTGGCAATGATCACTCCTCTTTCAGAAGATTCCTTAGAGGTTGGCAAGGCTACAGCAGAGCTGAACAGAGCGCAAGAAGGTGACACCAATGGGGTTCTTTCTAATGAGAATGTAGATGTTAATAAATCACACCCTGCTGTGCAAGTGAAAATGCCCTCTCTTACTGTACAGGAGATTGTTAACCGTGTGAGATCAAACCCTATGGATCCATGTATACTCGAGACACAGGAGCCACTCCAGGATTTGGTCAGAGGAGTTCTTAAGATATTTTCATCGAAAACAGCACCTTTAGGAATAAAGGGTTGGAAAGCACTTGTTTTTTATGACAAATCTACAAAAAGTTGGTCCTGGATTGGCCCAATTTCTCATGCTTTGACTGATGAGGACACTATCGTTGAAGTGACATCTCCTGAATATTGGGGCCTTCCTCACAAAAGTTGTGTCAAGTTGGTCGACTCATTTGCTAATTGGCTGAAAAGCGGGCAAGAGACTCTTCAACAAATTGGTAGTCTTCCCGCACCGCCTGTGTCATTGATGCAATGTAACCTGGATGAGAAAGAAAGGTTCAGGGACTTGAGAGCTCAGAAAAGTCTCAACACTATTAGCCCGAGTTCTGAAGAAGTTAGAGCTTATTTTCGCAGGGAAGAAGTGCTGAGGTATTCAATTCCTGACAGGGCCTTCTCATACACGGCTGCTGATGGTAAAAAATCTATTGTTGCTCCCTTGAGGAGGTGTGGTGGTAAGCCAACTTCAAAAGCTCGAGACCATTTCATGCTGAAGCGTGATCGACCACCTCATGTTACAATTCTTTGCCTTGTGAGAGATGCAGCTGCTAGATTGCCAGGTAGTATTGGCACTAGAGCAGATGTTTGTACTTTGATACGGGACTCTCAATATATTGTTGAAGACGTGTCTGATGCCCAAGTGAATCAAGTTGTCAGTGGAGCCTTGGATCGTTTGCATTATGAGCGCGATCCTTGTGTGCAATTTGATGGAGAAAGGAAATTGTGGGTTTACTTGCACAGAGAtcgagaagaagaagattttgaaGATGATGGAACTTCATCTACTAAGAAATggaaaagacagaaaaaagaTCCTGCTGATCAATCTGATCAAGGAACAGTTACTGTTGCTTTTCATGGGACAGGGGATCAATCCGGATTTGATTTGGGCTCTGACCTGAATGCTGAGCCACTAGCCGCTGATGATGATAAAAGAACAGATCTTGTATGTAGTGATGTGAGGCATAACGCAGAGGATAATATTGATACCTCTCATGGGCCCAAGCAAGGCAGCACATATGACGGTGATGCAATGGTTTGGGATGCCCTTAGCTTAAATCCTTTGCAAGAGAACAAAGTGATATGTCAAGAAAATTCCACAAATgaagattttgatgatgaaaCATTTGAGAGAGAAAGGCCGGCTGGACTTTTAAGTACAAGCttattatga
- the LOC7485734 gene encoding BTB/POZ domain-containing protein At5g60050 produces MASERQVSRMIKQGFLSSDPTLSFNLPSSTTPPQMKMVSNNGRSNRSLNNLSPPYTTTPVYPDHQNQTLFQIMSEEQNHQSKISKIMKEFEDLNCYGRGDVRLTVIGKDGHTRISMDVHKRVLLEKSGFFRDTLRGRDQGVVMQSVEISDCDDVEVYLETLVLMYSHDLKRRLMDEDVSRVLAFLKVSADIMFETGIESCLECLEAIPWSEDEEEKVVTQLSQLQLCDLAAEVLQRVSSEPSTSTRADDIFLRLLSGVMQAKDDKARREMRTLISRFFRENSSDHSNRLDVSKDSLYSLCHRCLSSLILCLSEVTGIDDCRVDRGVLMAQVAQEAENMRWIVDILIDRKIGDEFVKLWADQKELALLHSRIPTMYRHEISKITAQLCIAIGRGHILVPKDSRFSLLSTWLEALYEDFAWMTRSSRSVDKKLVEDGLSQTILTLPLLQQQTILLTWFDRFLSKGDDCPDIQKAFEVWWRRAFIRQYAAEQDSSHLQITVCDHPD; encoded by the exons ATGGCTTCAGAAAGACAAGTTTCAAGAATGATAAAGCAAGGATTTTTATCCTCAGACCCAACTCTTTCTTTTAACTTGCCATCATCAACAACTCCACCTCAGATGAAGATGGTCTCAAATAATGGTAGGAGTAATAGGAGCCTTAACAATCTTTCTCCACCATATACTACTACTCCAGTATATCCAGATCACCAAAACCAAACTTTGTTCCAGATTATGTCAGAGGAACAGAACCACCAaagtaaaatctcaaaaataatgaaagaattCGAGGACTTGAATTGCTATGGAAGGGGCGATGTGAGGCTGACAGTAATTGGGAAAGATGGGCATACACGGATTTCAATGGATGTGCATAAAAGGGTTCTGTTGGAAAAGAGTGGCTTCTTTAGGGATACTTTGAGAGGGAGAGATCAAGGGGTTGTTATGCAATCTGTGGAGATCAGTGACTGTGATGATGTTGAGGTTTATTTGGAGACTTTAGTTTTGATGTATTCTCATGATCTGAAGAGGAGATTGATGGATGAGGACGTCTCAAGGGTCTTGGCTTTCCTCAAG GTATCTGCAGATATCATGTTTGAAACAGGGATTGAGTCATGCTTGGAATGCTTGGAAGCTATTCCATGGTCTGAGGATGAAGAGGAAAAGGTTGTAACTCAACTCAGTCAACTTCAGCTCTGTGACTTGGCAGCTGAAGTTCTCCAGAGAGTGTCATCCGAACCATCTACATCTACTAGGGCTGATGACATCTTCTTGAGACTGTTGAGTGGTGTTATGCAGGCCAAAGACGACAAAGCCCGCCGAGAAATGAGAACTCTGATTTCTCgcttttttagagaaaattcaTCTGATCACAGCAATAGGCTTGATGTTTCTAAAGATTCCCTTTATTCTCTCTGCCACAGATGTCTTAGCTCTCTTATTCTATGCTTATCTGAAGTTACTGGCATAGATGACTGCAGGGTTGATAGAGGGGTTTTAATGGCCCAAGTAGCTCAAGAAGCTGAGAATATGCGCTGGATTGTTGACATTctaattgatagaaaaattgGTGATGAATTTGTGAAATTATGGGCAGATCAGAAGGAGCTTGCACTTCTCCATTCTAGAATTCCAACCATGTACCGACATGAAATCAGCAAGATTACTGCACAACTATGCATTGCAATTGGGAGAGGACATATCTTGGTGCCAAAAGATAGCAGGTTTTCTTTGCTGTCTACCTGGTTGGAAGCTCTTTATGAAGACTTTGCGTGGATGACAAGGTCTTCTAGATCTGTGGATAAGAAACTGGTGGAGGATGGACTTAGCCAGACAATTCTTACCCTTCCATTGCTTCAACAACAGACTATTTTGCTTACTTGGTTTGACCGTTTTCTTAGTAAGGGGGATGACTGCCCCGATATCCAGAAAGCATTTGAGGTCTGGTGGAGAAGAGCTTTCATCAGACAATATGCGGCTGAACAGGATAGTTCCCACTTGCAAATAACTGTCTGTGATCATCCAGACTGA